Proteins found in one Alteromonas macleodii genomic segment:
- a CDS encoding TonB-dependent receptor plug domain-containing protein has translation MKNIATAVRLALAGSVALTSGNVLAQDSASESADVEKIQVTGSRISRQGAIAPSPVTAISGESLLNSGAMNIGEVLNELPSLANTFSLGNSSQFIGTAGLNILDLRGMGTDRTLVLVDGKRHVSSSAGTAAVDTNTIPTSWIERVEIVTGGASAVYGTDAVTGVVNFILKKNIEGFDVSATQGFAQENGYKNDKYQASYGFNFDNDRGNIAFAAEYSSQESLDALDNPWTATPYRNMSFESIMGFERNEDQLNSTAYPDYIYTANAGYYVINNAGVFGDGTKTFNADGSIKDIYIGDQVDGSFCANCDSFNLRQFTQLQPEFDRTNLNVKGNYELNDDTTVYAQAKYARTRAISMAQPAFFFGDAEASIKKGNPFLDESVVEYMKVNDDLQSIQLNRMMTDLGVRTEADERETYRYVLGVEGYINDEWNYEAFVNYGKTELERENRNNLILQNFYNAIDAVTDENTGEIVCASGSDDGCVPLNIMGYGQASQEAIDYVNTTSVGTSKIEQYNAGATIANSGIYELPAGYVGFAAGVEYRKEKSEIDEPDNAAGTFFNALGEDKGEYDVSEVFTEVTIPLLEGLPGVDSLTFDTAARIANYSSIGNAKSWKLGLDWQVFEDLRVRATKSSALRAPNISELYGEASQTFFDVDDPCRTKYLENLANPDQRIANCAALGVPADFNSDYDAATLEGVNGGNIDLQAEQSISKTLGLVYTPAWFEGFTATVDYWEIELTDAITNIDGQTILDRCVDSETGIDNPYCGLIDRDSESGEITEIRSYALNIAGQEAKGVDFELGYDFDALEGAFRTSLIATYLKDRKEFPFQDNPELFYQNAGTADESDWQGVFTVNYSRGDWEASWKTRYIERASIYDNQELARNPNPSNRMELPSYAVTDVTAGYNFKNGISLTVGIDNLFNRALPTGTTGTGSTDAAYDNIGRFGYVTVAYKM, from the coding sequence ATGAAAAACATTGCAACTGCTGTTCGGTTAGCATTGGCTGGTAGTGTCGCTTTGACATCTGGCAACGTATTAGCGCAAGACTCAGCTTCTGAAAGCGCTGATGTTGAAAAAATTCAAGTTACAGGTTCACGTATTTCACGTCAGGGTGCGATCGCACCGTCTCCTGTTACCGCTATTTCTGGCGAGTCACTACTAAACTCTGGCGCGATGAACATTGGTGAAGTGCTTAACGAGCTGCCTTCTTTAGCGAATACCTTCTCGCTAGGTAACTCAAGTCAATTCATTGGTACTGCGGGTTTAAACATTCTAGACCTTCGCGGTATGGGCACCGACCGCACGCTTGTTTTGGTTGACGGTAAGCGTCATGTGTCTTCATCAGCGGGTACTGCTGCTGTCGATACCAACACTATTCCTACTTCATGGATTGAGCGTGTAGAAATCGTAACAGGCGGTGCATCTGCTGTATACGGTACCGACGCTGTGACCGGTGTGGTTAACTTCATTCTTAAAAAGAATATTGAAGGGTTTGATGTTAGCGCAACGCAAGGCTTTGCGCAGGAAAATGGCTATAAAAACGATAAGTACCAAGCGTCTTATGGTTTTAACTTTGACAACGACCGCGGCAACATCGCTTTTGCTGCTGAATACAGCTCTCAAGAGTCGCTAGATGCCTTGGACAACCCTTGGACTGCTACACCCTATCGCAACATGAGCTTTGAAAGCATCATGGGATTTGAGCGTAACGAAGATCAGCTGAATTCAACCGCCTACCCAGATTATATATACACTGCTAACGCAGGTTACTACGTAATCAACAATGCGGGTGTATTCGGCGATGGCACAAAAACTTTCAACGCTGACGGTTCAATTAAAGACATATATATTGGTGACCAAGTAGATGGTTCTTTCTGCGCGAACTGTGATTCTTTCAACCTTCGCCAGTTCACACAGCTACAGCCAGAATTTGACCGCACTAATCTAAACGTTAAAGGTAACTACGAGCTTAACGACGACACGACGGTTTATGCGCAAGCAAAATATGCACGCACTCGTGCTATTTCTATGGCACAGCCGGCATTTTTCTTTGGTGATGCCGAAGCCTCAATTAAAAAGGGAAATCCCTTTTTAGATGAAAGCGTTGTTGAGTATATGAAAGTAAACGACGACCTTCAGAGTATTCAGCTAAATCGCATGATGACCGATTTAGGAGTTCGTACGGAAGCTGACGAGCGTGAAACCTATCGCTACGTGTTAGGTGTAGAAGGCTATATCAATGATGAATGGAACTACGAAGCGTTTGTAAACTACGGTAAAACAGAGCTAGAGCGTGAAAACCGCAATAACCTGATTTTGCAAAACTTCTACAACGCGATAGACGCTGTCACAGATGAGAACACCGGCGAGATCGTTTGTGCATCAGGTAGCGACGATGGCTGTGTACCTCTAAATATTATGGGATACGGTCAAGCCTCACAAGAAGCTATCGATTATGTGAATACCACGTCTGTAGGTACTAGCAAAATTGAGCAGTACAACGCAGGCGCAACAATCGCAAACTCAGGTATCTACGAGCTTCCAGCGGGCTACGTTGGCTTTGCCGCGGGTGTGGAATATCGCAAAGAGAAAAGTGAAATTGATGAGCCAGACAACGCTGCAGGTACCTTCTTCAATGCGCTAGGTGAAGACAAGGGTGAATATGATGTCTCTGAGGTATTCACTGAAGTTACTATTCCACTTCTTGAAGGTTTACCAGGCGTAGATTCGCTTACGTTCGACACAGCGGCGCGAATTGCTAATTACTCATCTATTGGCAACGCAAAAAGCTGGAAGCTTGGTTTAGATTGGCAGGTTTTCGAAGACTTACGTGTTAGAGCAACTAAGTCATCTGCCCTTCGCGCACCGAACATTAGCGAACTTTACGGTGAAGCCAGCCAAACGTTCTTCGATGTTGACGACCCTTGCCGAACAAAATACCTAGAAAACCTAGCTAATCCCGACCAGCGTATTGCTAACTGCGCAGCACTTGGCGTTCCGGCAGACTTCAACTCTGACTATGATGCAGCAACGTTGGAAGGCGTAAACGGTGGTAACATCGATCTTCAAGCAGAACAGTCTATCTCTAAAACCCTAGGTTTGGTTTATACTCCAGCTTGGTTTGAAGGCTTTACTGCGACAGTCGATTACTGGGAAATTGAGCTTACCGACGCGATCACCAACATTGACGGTCAAACTATTCTGGACCGTTGTGTTGACTCTGAAACAGGCATCGATAATCCGTACTGTGGCCTTATCGACCGTGATTCAGAATCAGGCGAAATTACCGAAATTCGCAGCTATGCGCTGAACATTGCAGGGCAAGAAGCAAAAGGTGTAGATTTCGAATTAGGTTACGACTTTGATGCACTTGAAGGTGCATTCCGTACAAGCCTAATTGCGACTTACCTTAAAGATCGTAAAGAGTTTCCATTCCAGGACAACCCAGAGCTATTTTATCAAAACGCTGGTACTGCGGATGAGTCTGACTGGCAAGGTGTATTCACGGTTAATTACAGCCGTGGAGATTGGGAAGCAAGCTGGAAAACGCGCTACATTGAGCGCGCAAGCATTTACGACAACCAAGAGTTAGCACGCAACCCTAACCCAAGTAACCGTATGGAACTGCCTTCATACGCAGTAACTGATGTAACTGCAGGTTATAACTTTAAAAATGGTATAAGCCTAACCGTGGGTATTGATAACCTGTTCAACCGCGCACTACCTACAGGTACAACAGGTACTGGCTCAACTGATGCTGCATACGACAATATCGGGCGTTTTGGCTATGTAACTGTAGCGTACAAAATGTAA
- a CDS encoding SCO family protein, translating to MKKFLLITIACNLLVCSGFSQAEKPEVFTEKNNSANVEELPYYQDASFSPYWLSEGEVDLTSFHSIPAFSFTDQSGNTISDKDLDNKIYVAGFFFSTCPGICPTVRSKLIRVQETFKGNDKVRIVQHSIRPSTDSIEVLQAYANKNKINNEQWYLLTGDKDEIYTIAKQAYFASEDLGNVQKNKDFLHTESLLLIDKNKHIRGIYNGLNAASVQYLIKDIQTLQNEKS from the coding sequence ATGAAGAAATTTCTATTGATTACTATCGCCTGCAATCTGCTGGTCTGTAGCGGTTTTTCCCAAGCTGAAAAGCCCGAAGTATTTACCGAAAAGAACAACAGCGCCAATGTTGAAGAGTTACCATACTACCAAGACGCCTCATTTTCGCCTTATTGGTTATCAGAGGGTGAAGTAGACTTAACCTCTTTTCACAGTATTCCCGCCTTTAGCTTTACCGACCAAAGCGGTAACACAATTAGCGACAAGGATCTTGACAACAAAATTTACGTCGCGGGTTTTTTCTTCAGCACGTGCCCAGGTATTTGCCCCACAGTGCGTTCGAAACTTATACGAGTACAAGAAACGTTTAAAGGAAATGATAAAGTAAGAATAGTTCAGCATTCGATAAGACCTTCAACAGATTCTATCGAAGTGCTGCAAGCCTATGCCAATAAAAACAAAATAAATAACGAGCAGTGGTATTTGCTAACCGGTGATAAAGACGAAATTTATACTATTGCCAAACAAGCTTATTTTGCCAGTGAAGATCTAGGTAATGTGCAAAAGAACAAAGATTTTCTGCATACAGAAAGCCTGTTACTTATTGATAAAAACAAACATATTCGAGGGATATATAATGGCTTAAATGCCGCCTCTGTTCAGTACTTAATAAAAGATATCCAGACCTTACAGAATGAGAAGTCGTAG
- a CDS encoding toxin-antitoxin system YwqK family antitoxin, with the protein MKYLSALIIGLSVLSAVVYLKPLFHGNEKQPVSNSEISISREGLRIFQGKPFTGEVVTRYPNGAIAASEQFKSGRRHGETKKWFKNGTLAFSATFNDAKREGEATSWWANGNIRSKRYFEKGKIQGVAMEWYRSGEIFKRFNFKSGQPNGLQQAWLKNGKLFSNFEYKNGRIFGLRKANNCVGLEDEEISIDYYRLQSAGL; encoded by the coding sequence ATGAAGTATTTAAGCGCTTTAATCATAGGGTTATCTGTATTAAGCGCGGTTGTGTATTTAAAGCCCCTTTTTCATGGGAACGAAAAGCAGCCTGTGTCTAATAGCGAAATTTCGATAAGTCGCGAAGGTCTTCGTATATTCCAAGGAAAGCCTTTTACAGGAGAAGTCGTCACACGATACCCGAACGGTGCTATTGCAGCTAGTGAGCAGTTTAAAAGCGGCCGACGTCACGGTGAAACGAAGAAATGGTTTAAAAACGGCACACTTGCGTTCAGCGCCACTTTTAACGACGCGAAACGGGAAGGGGAAGCAACTAGCTGGTGGGCTAACGGCAATATACGTTCAAAGCGTTACTTTGAAAAAGGAAAAATTCAAGGTGTTGCGATGGAATGGTATCGCAGTGGCGAAATATTCAAACGCTTTAATTTCAAGTCAGGGCAGCCAAACGGGCTACAGCAAGCGTGGCTAAAAAACGGCAAGCTCTTTAGTAATTTTGAGTACAAAAATGGCCGAATATTCGGCTTAAGAAAAGCAAATAACTGTGTTGGATTAGAAGATGAAGAAATTTCTATTGATTACTATCGCCTGCAATCTGCTGGTCTGTAG